In Hyphomicrobiaceae bacterium, the following are encoded in one genomic region:
- a CDS encoding septation protein IspZ: MSRLKKFFPFNAEQTINILSEFGPLITMFVVNAVAGIEAGTWALLITTVIAIGVMFYMFHRPPFFPLIASTVTVVFGLMTIVTGDPMWVQIKVTIFNALFAIFLIGGLIIKRNFFKFVFHETFHYTDEGWNKFTWSFALFFIFTAVANEYVRQTYLDDHLYKILGYTMNGVNVWILFKIAIILPLSVLYAWLLTRSLQKYRLPDPPPHSGAH, translated from the coding sequence ATGAGCAGATTGAAGAAGTTCTTTCCCTTCAATGCAGAGCAGACGATCAACATCCTGAGCGAGTTCGGGCCGCTCATTACGATGTTCGTCGTCAATGCCGTTGCGGGTATCGAAGCTGGAACGTGGGCTCTGCTGATCACGACCGTGATAGCGATCGGCGTGATGTTCTACATGTTTCACCGCCCGCCGTTCTTCCCGCTCATCGCTTCGACGGTAACGGTCGTCTTCGGGCTCATGACGATCGTCACGGGCGATCCGATGTGGGTTCAGATCAAGGTGACGATCTTCAACGCGCTGTTTGCGATTTTCCTGATCGGCGGCCTCATCATCAAGCGCAACTTCTTCAAGTTCGTATTCCACGAGACATTCCACTACACCGATGAGGGATGGAACAAATTCACTTGGAGTTTTGCGCTGTTCTTCATTTTTACGGCGGTGGCCAACGAATACGTGCGCCAGACTTATCTTGACGACCACCTCTACAAGATCCTGGGCTATACCATGAACGGCGTGAATGTCTGGATCCTGTTCAAGATTGCGATCATTCTGCCGTTGTCGGTGCTGTATGCTTGGTTGCTGACACGGTCTTTGCAGAAATATCGCTTACCCGATCCCCCGCCGCATTCGGGCGCTCATTGA
- a CDS encoding septation protein A has translation MRESDDKSVVSNEPQFDKAQGLKLLVELGPLVLFFLVNWQAGKHLSDPKQAIFWATGCFMAATVVSLLASKYLFGKVAVMPLVTGVFVMVFGGLTLYLQDEQFIKMKPTIVNAIFSALLFSGLLMDRIFLKMVFGDVMRLTEPGWRKLTIRWALFFAFLALLNEIVWRFYSTDTWVTFKVFGIMPLTMVFAMSQIGLLKKYEENPSH, from the coding sequence ATGCGTGAATCCGACGACAAGTCCGTAGTTTCCAACGAGCCGCAGTTCGACAAAGCCCAGGGCCTTAAGCTGCTCGTGGAGCTCGGTCCGCTGGTCCTGTTTTTTCTGGTCAACTGGCAAGCGGGTAAGCATCTGAGCGATCCCAAGCAGGCTATCTTTTGGGCCACTGGATGCTTCATGGCCGCGACGGTCGTGTCTCTGCTCGCCTCCAAGTATCTCTTCGGCAAGGTCGCGGTCATGCCCCTGGTGACGGGCGTGTTCGTGATGGTCTTTGGTGGGCTGACGCTTTATCTTCAGGATGAGCAATTCATCAAGATGAAGCCCACCATCGTGAACGCTATTTTTTCGGCGTTGCTGTTTAGCGGTCTCCTGATGGACCGGATCTTTCTCAAAATGGTGTTTGGCGACGTTATGCGGCTCACCGAGCCAGGATGGCGCAAGCTGACGATTCGGTGGGCCCTGTTCTTTGCTTTTCTGGCGCTTCTCAACGAGATCGTTTGGCGCTTTTATTCAACCGATACTTGGGTCACGTTCAAAGTGTTCGGTATTATGCCGCTCACTATGGTTTTTGCTATGTCCCAGATCGGCCTGCTGAAGAAGTATGAAGAAAACCCAAGTCATTAA
- a CDS encoding MarR family transcriptional regulator, which yields MPREISTNRLDRSPLHLLHRVGQCAAEVFQAELGQGDLTPRQYAVLLTVSTNEGLSQTHLVERTGIDRSTLADIVRRMLKKGLLQRRRTKEDARAYAVKLTDEGWRVLKSAEPLARKVDEQILSALPASQREKLLSDLYAIIEILGSEQSQKEA from the coding sequence ATGCCCAGAGAAATTTCGACGAATCGGTTGGATCGATCGCCGCTTCATCTCTTGCATCGGGTTGGGCAATGTGCAGCCGAGGTATTCCAGGCTGAACTGGGTCAGGGCGATCTGACGCCGCGCCAATATGCTGTTCTGCTTACGGTGTCCACAAACGAGGGCCTAAGCCAAACCCATCTGGTTGAGCGCACGGGAATTGACCGTTCGACGCTGGCCGACATCGTTCGGCGCATGCTGAAGAAGGGGCTCTTGCAGCGCCGCCGGACCAAGGAAGATGCCCGCGCCTACGCGGTGAAGCTCACCGACGAAGGTTGGCGGGTTCTCAAGTCGGCCGAGCCACTGGCGCGCAAGGTCGATGAACAGATCTTGTCCGCTCTGCCTGCTTCACAGCGCGAAAAGCTGCTTTCCGATCTCTACGCGATCATAGAAATCCTGGGGAGCGAACAGAGCCAGAAGGAAGCTTGA